The segment GGCAATTAAGTAGATTTGGAGGTTTTAGCCGCAGATATTTGAGAGCGATCGCTGAAAAGGCAATTATTGCTCATTAAACTCCGTGAAAACTCAGTCTGTCTTCCGAGAATTGACTCAATTTTTAGTCGGTTTTTCAGCATAAATACTATATGAAAACACTCTAAATTCACCGAAATTAGAGTTAGATGCTGAGGAAATTTAGTTTTAATGAGTGAGCCATGCTGAAAGGATGTCTGAAAACTTAAAATCATTGCACTCGATCCCCCCACAGTTTCAAAGTCCCCCTTTTTAAAGGGATCTCCAAGCTGGAAACGAAGCCCAAGGACTTCTCAGACATCCTCTGAGAGTTGATTAGGAAAAATTAAAGGTCTAAGTAAGTAAGTAAGTGGGCACAATTAAACATAAACAGATTGTAGGGGAGGTTGCTCCTCTGGCGTTGCACGGCAGACTTATGCCTACGGCAGGCTACGCCAATAGCAACCGTGCGAGTTTAGCTAGTATCTATATGGTGTAACAGTTTCTGCTTATCCAAAACCCGCCCAGCCAACACAGTTTAATTACTATTGAGATTTTGATTAATAATTGAAACTCTGGCGATTTATACTCACACTTTCACCATATAGATCGACAAATTAGTTTTTCATTTTCCCCCTCCATAACGCACTCTAAACACATTCTTGACATAGATAGGATAATTGATCTGATGCACACTTTCTTGATGGAGGCAGGGCGCTGGCAATTACGAGGAAATTGGTTAGAACGTCATCAAGAAACCGTCGGTATTAAAGGTCAAGTTTTAGTAGCTTGGAGTCAAGATAACTGGTTTACTATGGTGACTAAGTTAGTATTTGCTCAATCAATTGGGGAAAAATCTGAGGTGACTAAACGTCAGGATCTTTCTTTTTTATACAAAGGACGTTTGAACTCAGCCCAAAATCAATATACGTTCGTTTTACAACACAGTATGTTAGGTCGCTTGGAAGGAGAAGGTTGGGTAGCACCAGAAACTATAGTTCAAAGATATTGGGCCATAGGAGATATCCAAGGTCAAGATAAAAACCTCTCAACCTTACGTCAACAATGTAGCGGTTTTGAAAGTTGGTATCGATTGAATGAAAGAACTTACCATGTCTCCAGTAGTATCATGACAGGTCATAATTTATTTAGCATGATGGAAGCATTACTGGAAAAACATTAAAGATAAATTTGAGATTTTAAAAGTGGAAAACCTGTTTTACTGCTGGGAAAAATTAGAGTAATTGGAAATATCGAGCTAGGTTTGGGAAAAATTGCTTTAGAGCCTTAAAGATTAGAGGCCGTCAATTTTGTATGAATAAAGATGCTAACTATGGTCGAGTACTTGCTAACCGCTATCAACTCGGCAATATGATCGGTAAAGGAGCTATGGGTCGTGTTTACCAAGCTAATGATTTGCTGTTGGGAGGCGTGGGGGTAGCAGTTAAATTTCTATCTCAGACAATTTTAAATCAGAAAACCCGCGATCGCTTTGAAACCGAAGCTAAGATTTGCGCTCTTTTGGGAGAACAAAGCATTAATATTGTGCGGGTGAGAGACTATGGCGTAGATGAAATGGAAATCCCATTTTACGTCATGGAATATTTACAAGGAGACAACTTACGAGAGTTGGTCAAGCGATGTCCCTTAACTTTACCCAGGTTTTTCAGTCTCACTCGCCAAATTTGCTTGGGATTACAATGCGCTCACCAAGGAATTGTCATTGATGGTCAATTATGTCCGGTGATCCATCGCGATATTAAACCTAGTAACATTCTGGTTATAGAAGATCTATCTTTAGGAGAGTTAGTTAAAGTCTTAGATTTTGGGATTGCCAAACTCCAGTCAGAACAAGATGCTACTTCCTCATTTAAGGGAACGCTAGCTTACTGTTCGCCAGAACAAATGGAAGGCAAAGAACTCGATAATCGCTCTGATATCTACAGTTTAGGGGTGTTATTGTTCGAGATGCTGACTGGCGAAATTCCTTTAAGACCAGAAACCCACTCATTTGCAAGTTGGTATCAAGTTCACCACCATCAACAGCCTAAATCTCTAGCCAGCTTAAGACCCGATTTAAAGATACCTAAAAGCATAGAAAATCTGATCTATAGTTGTTTAGCGAAATCTGCTAGCGATCGCCCTAGCAGTGTCAGTACCATCATTAATATTTTAGAAAACGAACAGTTTTCCCTACGCAACTCGGCTGTAACTCAGCCTCCGCCAGTGGAGAGCATCGTAGCAGAACCGCTACCAGAATTAGAAGATATTATTGGCGATCTATCTTTAGATAGCTTTTGTCAAACGCTACCTTGGCCGAAAAATAAACCACAAGCAGAAATTGTGTTTTCCCATCTTTTGTCAACTCCTGAAGGAGTAATACCGACCCTTTGGGTCATGCTTTCGGAAAAAGAAGCAGAAAAGCGGCAGCAAGATAAACGTTACAACCACTTTCTGTTTTTAATGTCGCCTCATCCTATGCTGTTATGGATTACGGCTCTGTATCATTATCAACGTGGACCCCGTTGGCTCCCTTGTTATTTAGATTTAAAATCTCCTACTAATCAAAAACTGCTCCAAGCGATCGCCGAAACAGGTAGCTATCGTTTACTATTTTTCTCTTTAGAAAAACCCGAAATTTGTGCCCACGTTATGACTATTAATATTTCTCCGGCTCAATGCCCTCTACTCAAGGAGTGGGTTAATGCTGGAAAAACTTTGGTATCAGTCGCTCACCCAAAGATGAGCAAGAATCTGTTAAAACAAGAGTTTGAAAAGTTAAAATCTCAAATATTAGCGAAATTACAACTAAGTTAATTGATATTTATGACATATTACTTAAATCTACAATCGCCGACTGAGTTATTTTTTGTCTGGCTGACGCCCCAACAACCCCAGCCCTTTTCTACGTAGAACTTAGCAAGAGAGGGAGGTCGCCTACCAAAGGCTAGAATAATTTACCCAGCCGGATTTCCAGACTCTATGCCCCACTGGTGTTTCAGAAGCTGCTTGTAAGTTGCTTCCCGCATCATCATTTGTCTATATAGTTGCACCAGAAAGTCCTTGGCTTGGTCTACCGTGAGGTCTTTGACTTGAGTTTCAAAGGTTCTGATGCTGAATTGCTGTTCCAGGGATAACTCGATTGGTTGAGACATGATCGACTCCTAAAGTTAACTAAAAGTAGGTCGGAACGTTTATAAACAACATATATATGGGAAGTCAGGCTGTTATGCAGTCCCGATTATTTAGAAAGATAACAAATGCTTGACAAAATTGCCACCAATCTAAATACTTATTTCCCATTTATCCAAAGACATAGTCTAGGTAATCTCCTGGTTGTGATGGCTGTTAGGGTATCAACTTATAAACTGGTAAAACTGCTCAAAATGAACAAAAAAGGGGAGTAGGGAGTAGGGAATCGGGAAGAGAGAGTGGTTTAATCAATTGAAAACTGCTGTAAGAAAACAGAACTAGGGATGCTGCGGTACAACATCCCTAGAGGGCGAATTTTAGCTATTTCAACCCAATCCTACATGGGTAGCCATTCAGGAATTGCTTCCTCTTTGGTATTGGTACGACGATGGGGAGTTTCGCGAGTAAACTTCATGTGGATCGAGCGGTTTTGTTCGCCATCAGCCGCTACAGCCATAATTGGGTAATCAATCAAGCCATCTTGGAAGGACATCTGGAAGCGGAAAGTGCCATCTGGATTGAGTTTGATTGGTTGTCCGCCGATGGTGACGGTAGCATCTGGTTCTGTAGCTCCGTAGACGATTAGTTCGGCATCAGCAACTAACCAGAACTGACGGGGACGAATGGGAGCTTCTGAAGCCCCCATACCTATACCAGACATGGTTAGACCGACTCCAGACATATTGATGCCAGAAGCTGTAGGAACTGCCCACATACCTACGCCAGAGGGGAAAACGTAGGAACTGATGGCTTGTTCGGGGCCGACTGCGCCAGGAACTTGGTGCATGGAGCCAAATAGAGAACCAGCAACTCGTTGAGCTTCCATTCCTTGAACCATACCAAAGATTTCGTCGTAAATTGGGTTGGCGGTTCCAGGAATTGAGAGTCGTCTGGCGGGAGGTTCCAGTTCCACCAAGGTTTTACCCTTGATATCTTCGTCCCAATTGACTGAGATAAAGGTGTCTTCGATCCAATCAGAGGGATAAACTGGGGGAACGTGGACGGGTAAGGAACGAGCTAAGACTAACCAGCGACCATCAGCACAACGATAGCCGATATCTACTACATAGTCGCGATCGCTTACGGGAATTGGCAAAAACCATTCTCTAGCTAGTTCGTCGCAAGGATATTCTTGAACGCTATGGGGACTTTGATAGTTAATATTAATATCGGTGACATCGTATACTCGCAAGGCTAGTTGTTGTCCGCCTTGAAAGCGTAATTCTTGTTTCTTTTCTTGAGGAACATCCCAGTAAGTGTATCCCCACTGGGGATCGCGAGGTAACAGGACAATCCGGCTTTCGCCATAGCCTTCTGGTAAATCTTTGAGTCCTTCATCTACAGAAGCGAGATTTCCACCAGTGAGATCTTCTTGACCTAGTTCAAATTTTGCTGCTTCCACTTCTTCTTGAGCCTCCAACGGTGACGGGGATATGTGCGATATGTTCTGAGTCTGTGACTTCTGTAATTGCTCGGCTTTTCTAATCTCTTCTAATAGCTGCGATTTCCGCATTCGACTATATCGAGAGACAGAGTATTCGCTAGCAACTCTCCTGAGTTGCCTGAGTGTCATCTCTTCTAAAGGTGGGCGTTGTTTAACCATGTGCCTCGACTCCAGCTATCAAAAATGAATAGGGTACGCATATGAGCTAATTTGTCAAATAAAAATCCAAAACCTAACCCCCATATATTCAGACCGTTATTACATCTACTGGTAATCGGATTTGGTCGATTTGGCATTACTCAACAACTAGAAATTCCACCCTCCTAGGTTTGGCATTTTGGCTAGGGTTGGTACTAGAAAAGTTGCCAGCTAGGAATGAGTTGTTAATAATATGTAACAAAACTACACCCTGTTTAGTCAAGGGTATCAACCGACGATATTTCAAGCTTTTACGGAATCATAGGGGTTTTGGGGATCAATATGTCATGAAATCTTGATATATCGATCCCCGAAGATCGAGGTAAATTACAAAAAGAGCGATCGCGTCAAAACTAAAGATGATGAGTAAGACAAAGTTACTACTAGGACTTTTACTAAGTTCAGTTATAGCCCATGGGTTGATAGCCTCTTCTGGATTGGCTTTCGACAATCGCTTAGTTAAAGAATCAGCTAGTTATAGCGATCGGCAAACGTTATTATCTCAAAACAATAGGGAAGAACCTGGAGAAATAAACGATTTATTGCGATCTGCTGCTGATAAATTTGCCAAAAAAGACTATAAAAGTGCAATAGAGGACTATAATCGGGTTTTAGAGTTAGATCCCGAAAATTCCCTAGCCTATTGGGGGAGAGGAGTTATAGAAGACTCTCTAGATCGAGACAAAGAAGCTTTAGCAGATTACAACCAGGCAATTAAACTCAATCCGCAATATCCTGAAGCCTATAACACCAGAGGGATGCTATATGTTCAAGCGAGAAACTATCAACAAGCCTTAGCCGATTTCGATCGCGCGATTCGTCTCAACCCTAAATATGCCTTAGCCTACCTGAATCGGGGTGAAACTTATCGCAGTCTGAAGCAACCTCAAAAAGCCCTGTCAGACTATAATAAAGCGTTAAAAATTAAACCAGATGAGGCGGATATTTACGTTAGCCGTGCCAATTTGCGGGATGATTTAGGCAAATACCCAGAAGCGATCGCCGATCTAGATAAGGCAATTCGTCTCAAGCCTAGATATGCCAAAGCCTATCGATTGCGGGGTTGGATTTATGCCAACCGCTTACAGCAATATCAAAAAGGACTTAGCGATTTCGGTCGTACTATTACTATATCGCCAGATTATGCCCTAGCATACGTCAATCGGGGCAATGTCTATCGGCAACTCAAGGACTTTAAAAAAGCTATAGCTGATTACGACAAAGCCATTCAGTTAGATCGAAGCGATGCTGATGCTTATTTTTATCGAGGAATTACTCGCGATGCGATGGCAAATTATCGAGGTGCGATCGCCGATTATAACCAAGTTTTGCGTCTAGAACCTCAGTCAGCAGATGCTTACTACAACAGAGGATTGAGTCGCGAATCCCTCAAAGACAAACCTAAAGCTTTAGCTGATTTTCGCCAAGCGGCTAATTTATACAAGCAAGCTGGAGAAACTCAATATTATCAAGATGCTTTAGCTAAGATTAGAGAATTTGAGAAAAAATGATCTTGTGGCTGATTAACAGCATGATTTTAACCGATCGCTTTGCCTCCGCTTTAGTTTATGCCAACCAACTCCATAAAACCCAAATCAGAAAAGGGACAAATGTGCCTTATATCAGCCATTTACTCAGTGTCACGGCTTTGGTATTAGAAGATGGAGGAGATGAAGATCAGGCGATCGCAGCCCTTCTCCATGATGCTATAGAAGATCAAGGGGGTGAAGCAACCCGCCAAGAAATCTGGAGTAAATTTGGGCAGAAAGTTGCTGCTATTGTGGAAGGCTGTACGGATGCAGATACTATCCCTAAACCACCTTGGCGAGAACGTAAGGAAAAGTATATCGAACATTTTCGTCACGCACCTCCAGAAGTGCGTCGGGTAGCCTTAGCCGATAAACTGCACAATGCCCGTTCCATTTTATCGGATTGGTATCGGCTAGGAGATGAGATCTGGAATCGATTTACAGGGAAAAAAGAGGGAAGTCTTTGGTACTATCGTTCTTTAGTAGAAGCATCCAAAGCAGCAGGTGGTTTCTGTTATTTAACTGAAGAATTAGATCGAGTTGTCAGTCAATTGGAACAGTTGGCGTTGCTGAATCAAGGTATGAACTAGTGCATGAAGTCAGAACTCAGAAGTCAAAATAGTGAGAGATCGGGGCGAAAGAAAACCCAATCAACAATCAACAATCAACAATCAACAATCAACAATCAACAATCAACAATCAACAATCAACAATATTTATTACGTAGTCCTAATGCGAGAGGACTTGCGATTCTATAGGTGAACCGTTGATAATTTGTTTTATACGCTCTAAACGCTGCTGGCGAAGATTAAGATCTAACTGAGAAATGAGTTCTTCCAGTTGTAAACCAGCTAATTCCATTTCTAGGCGACAACGACGAGATCTGGCTATTGTCTGTTTCACCTTGTCTGGATCGGGCACAGGATATTCAGGATTCATGGTAGGCTCCAATCAGATTTAATCTCTTGCACGCTACGTTTCAAGGCAGGTAGTTTTTCTTGAATATGCACGCTTACTCTACTGACTAGCTCTAGCATATCAGGTTGAGCATTTGGTTGAGTTTCGGCAATTCGCAGTTGAAGATTAGAAAGCTGCAAAAATTTATCTCTAGCTTGTTCTGCCACACTTTTTAGTTCATCTAGCGCAATTATTGTGGTAATTGTTTCTCCAAAACGTTCAAATAGCATCAACTCTGCTGCTGTAGCTTCATCAATCATGTTCAATAACTGACGTTTCAGACTCCAGATAGTTTCAGCAGTTTCGATAAATAGTTTTGCCATTTTTAGTAAGCAATTATTGAGCTAAAGATTGTAAAGTGCTGACAAAATCGGGATAGGAAATTGCTGCTGCTTCTGCACCGTGAATGGTAGTAGTTCCGGTGGCGTTGAGGGCAGCTATGGCTAAACTCATAGTAATGCGGTGATCGTGGCAACTTTCAACTTCTGCACCAGAAAGATGCGCTCCCCCAGTAATTTCCAAACCATCGGGATGTTCCACGATCTTTGCGCCCATTTTACCAAGTTGAGTCGCCATGACAGCAAGGCGATCGCTTTCTTTCACTCTCAATTCGGCTGCATCTTTAATAATGGTAGTTCCTTCAGCAAAAACAGCCGCCACAGCTAAAATTGGAATTTCATCAATCAAACGGGGAATTAAATCGCCACCAATCTCGCAGGATTGTAGTTTTCCGTGGCGTACCCTGATATCTGCAACTGGTTCTCCGGCAACTTCTCTGGGGTTTTCTAAAGTAATATCTGCACCCATCATCTGAAGTGCGTCTAGAATTCCAGTGCGAGTGGGATTAATCCCCACATTTTCGACGATAATCTCGGAATCTGGGACGATTGCCCCAGCCACGAGCCAAAAGGCGGAGGAACTGATATCTCCAGGAACGATGACGGTTTGTCCGTAGAGTCGATTTCCTCCTGTAATAGTAACGCTGAGGGTTTCTGGATCTGTAGTTAAATTGGCTCCAAAAGCCTTGAACATCCGTTCGCTGTGGTCGCGAGATAAAGCTGGTTCTGTAACGGTTGTAGCGCCTTCTGTATTCAATCCAGCTAACAAAATACAAGACTTGACTTGGGCTGAGGCGATAGGGGAATGGTAGTGGATGGATTTGAGTGCTTGTCCTCGGATTGCTAAAGGGGCTAAACCACCATTTCTTGCCCAAATTGACGCGCCCATTTGCTGTAAAGGCTTGATTACGCGAGACATGGGACGCGATCGCAGGGAACTATCTCCCGTCACCGTGAAAAACCTGTCTGGGTGCGAAGCCAGTAAACCCATCATCAATCTAATTGTAGTTCCAGAGTTGCCTGCATTCAATACATCTGGGGGTTCTTGCAGGTTACCCAAACCAATCCCTGTGACTCTGACTTCTTGAGTGTTGAGTTCCGAAATTGATGCACCCATTTGACGAAAACAAGCTGCGGTACTGCGGGGATCTTCTCCTAATAGTAACCCTTGAATGATGGTTTCACCTTGAGCGATCGCCCCTAGCATCAAAGCGCGGTGAGAGATTGATTTATCTCCTGGTATTTTTACCCTTCCTTGTAATGATAATCCCGATCTCGGCGAATTAATAACTAAATCTTCTCGATCTTCAAGGCAGTGGAGACTAACAACACAAGATGACATGGCGATCGCACAGCTTATAATAATGCGATCGCGATTTTACCAACTTTTCTGGTAAAAAAGTGCAGGCGATCGAGATTTATTTGAGTTGGAACTGATATCCTAATTTCATACAGAAATTTGTGTGGAGTGTGGGTTTATGAACGGAATACATCAACCGCGTTATTTACCTAAGTTAAAAGTCACCAAAGTTGCCACTACTACTAATCTAAATTTATTCAACTACCAAAGTCTTTCTCAACATCTGAAGCTTAATTTTTTAGCTGTAGCAACTTTATCTATTTACCTCGCATTATTACCGAAGTTAGGATTAGCACAACCAACGCTGAGAGTGCTTCCACCTAATACTAACCCTAGCGGACAGCCAAATAATCCACCTCAGATTAATTCTGAATCTCAACCAGATAATTCTCCAGTTCCATTAATTAATAATGGCTTAGAAAACCCGCCTAATTCTCAACTGACAGAACCAACTAATCTACCTCCGAGTAATCCTGAATCTCAACCTAACAATCCTATTTCCACACCTACACCTATTCCAATAAATCAACCTGTTAGCCCTCAATCCTCCGATCCTAATTTATTACAATTATTGCGAGGAAGCCCTTTAGAATATCGCCATCCATCTTTAGGAACCGCCCACCAATTATGGTCAGGAGAAGTAATTACTATTCTTCGCTATCGTCAATCTTTTCCGCCTAAAGATGTTGCCAGTGGGATTACAGGTCAACCAACATTAGGTTTTACTTGGGGGATTAATGATAACTTAGAATTAACTTTTGATGCCCAAACAGTTGATAATGAAGGTCCAGGAAAACAAGGTAATTTCCGTGCCCTAAGAACTACTTCTACAGGTAGTGGTAACTTCTTTCAAGAATTGACCTTACAAGCTAAACAAAGATTATGGCAAAACTCTTCAGGTACTCAAGCTTTAAGTGGGATAGTTTCTCTATCTAGAGGAGTTCGTTCTTACCGAATTAGTACCCTTACTGGTCAAATTCCCCAAGGTAATGATAACGATAGTAATAAACAAGAATTAGTCCCTACTTTGGAACTACCATTTACTATTAGTAGCGGGAATAAACTGCAATTTACCATTTCTCCCAAAGTCGCTTTTTTACCATCAGATAATGCTCTCTATTTTCGGACATTACCTATATCTAATCCTGGTAAATTTGGCACTACTTTAGGATTGGCTGGAGGCATTAGTTATCGCCCTAGTTCCAGAATTACTCTGTGGGGAGATGCTTTTGTGCCTTTTACTGGCAATAATACTATCAATCGAGATACTGGTTTGCCAGCTAAAACAGTAGTTTAT is part of the Merismopedia glauca CCAP 1448/3 genome and harbors:
- the aroA gene encoding 3-phosphoshikimate 1-carboxyvinyltransferase, producing the protein MSSCVVSLHCLEDREDLVINSPRSGLSLQGRVKIPGDKSISHRALMLGAIAQGETIIQGLLLGEDPRSTAACFRQMGASISELNTQEVRVTGIGLGNLQEPPDVLNAGNSGTTIRLMMGLLASHPDRFFTVTGDSSLRSRPMSRVIKPLQQMGASIWARNGGLAPLAIRGQALKSIHYHSPIASAQVKSCILLAGLNTEGATTVTEPALSRDHSERMFKAFGANLTTDPETLSVTITGGNRLYGQTVIVPGDISSSAFWLVAGAIVPDSEIIVENVGINPTRTGILDALQMMGADITLENPREVAGEPVADIRVRHGKLQSCEIGGDLIPRLIDEIPILAVAAVFAEGTTIIKDAAELRVKESDRLAVMATQLGKMGAKIVEHPDGLEITGGAHLSGAEVESCHDHRITMSLAIAALNATGTTTIHGAEAAAISYPDFVSTLQSLAQ
- a CDS encoding NblA/ycf18 family protein, which encodes MSQPIELSLEQQFSIRTFETQVKDLTVDQAKDFLVQLYRQMMMREATYKQLLKHQWGIESGNPAG
- a CDS encoding serine/threonine protein kinase: MNKDANYGRVLANRYQLGNMIGKGAMGRVYQANDLLLGGVGVAVKFLSQTILNQKTRDRFETEAKICALLGEQSINIVRVRDYGVDEMEIPFYVMEYLQGDNLRELVKRCPLTLPRFFSLTRQICLGLQCAHQGIVIDGQLCPVIHRDIKPSNILVIEDLSLGELVKVLDFGIAKLQSEQDATSSFKGTLAYCSPEQMEGKELDNRSDIYSLGVLLFEMLTGEIPLRPETHSFASWYQVHHHQQPKSLASLRPDLKIPKSIENLIYSCLAKSASDRPSSVSTIINILENEQFSLRNSAVTQPPPVESIVAEPLPELEDIIGDLSLDSFCQTLPWPKNKPQAEIVFSHLLSTPEGVIPTLWVMLSEKEAEKRQQDKRYNHFLFLMSPHPMLLWITALYHYQRGPRWLPCYLDLKSPTNQKLLQAIAETGSYRLLFFSLEKPEICAHVMTINISPAQCPLLKEWVNAGKTLVSVAHPKMSKNLLKQEFEKLKSQILAKLQLS
- a CDS encoding HD domain-containing protein; protein product: MILWLINSMILTDRFASALVYANQLHKTQIRKGTNVPYISHLLSVTALVLEDGGDEDQAIAALLHDAIEDQGGEATRQEIWSKFGQKVAAIVEGCTDADTIPKPPWRERKEKYIEHFRHAPPEVRRVALADKLHNARSILSDWYRLGDEIWNRFTGKKEGSLWYYRSLVEASKAAGGFCYLTEELDRVVSQLEQLALLNQGMN
- a CDS encoding DUF4912 domain-containing protein, with protein sequence MVKQRPPLEEMTLRQLRRVASEYSVSRYSRMRKSQLLEEIRKAEQLQKSQTQNISHISPSPLEAQEEVEAAKFELGQEDLTGGNLASVDEGLKDLPEGYGESRIVLLPRDPQWGYTYWDVPQEKKQELRFQGGQQLALRVYDVTDININYQSPHSVQEYPCDELAREWFLPIPVSDRDYVVDIGYRCADGRWLVLARSLPVHVPPVYPSDWIEDTFISVNWDEDIKGKTLVELEPPARRLSIPGTANPIYDEIFGMVQGMEAQRVAGSLFGSMHQVPGAVGPEQAISSYVFPSGVGMWAVPTASGINMSGVGLTMSGIGMGASEAPIRPRQFWLVADAELIVYGATEPDATVTIGGQPIKLNPDGTFRFQMSFQDGLIDYPIMAVAADGEQNRSIHMKFTRETPHRRTNTKEEAIPEWLPM
- a CDS encoding tetratricopeptide repeat protein, with the protein product MMSKTKLLLGLLLSSVIAHGLIASSGLAFDNRLVKESASYSDRQTLLSQNNREEPGEINDLLRSAADKFAKKDYKSAIEDYNRVLELDPENSLAYWGRGVIEDSLDRDKEALADYNQAIKLNPQYPEAYNTRGMLYVQARNYQQALADFDRAIRLNPKYALAYLNRGETYRSLKQPQKALSDYNKALKIKPDEADIYVSRANLRDDLGKYPEAIADLDKAIRLKPRYAKAYRLRGWIYANRLQQYQKGLSDFGRTITISPDYALAYVNRGNVYRQLKDFKKAIADYDKAIQLDRSDADAYFYRGITRDAMANYRGAIADYNQVLRLEPQSADAYYNRGLSRESLKDKPKALADFRQAANLYKQAGETQYYQDALAKIREFEKK